In Acidobacteriota bacterium, the genomic window GAAAGGGCGTTCTTGTCGAGGACCCCCTTCGGCGTCGGTAGAAGGCCCAGGTGGAACTCCGGGCGGCGCACCGTCCGCTCCACCTTCGCCCCGTCGTAAAACCCGGCGGCGGCCAGGGGATCGGAAGGGTCGACGGGCGCCGACACCGTCTCGACCACCTCGAATTTCGTGTAGTAGTGGCGTCCCGTGGCGACCCACATGCCCAGCGAGACGAGCGTGGCCGCTGCGGCGAGCGCCGTGACGATCGTTTTCGGTTTCATCGCGTTTCCTCGGAGTGGACATCGGCGGCGCAACGGAAGCCGACGTTGGTGAACGCCTCGTCCGGGGGGCTCGAGCCGCGGTAATGCGTGGAATAGGCACCGCAGTAGGCCGCGCTGCAGAACCAGCTGCCGCCGCGAGCGACGCGGAGCGTTCCGTTGTCGGGTCCCTTGGGATCGGTCCGCGGTGACCTCGCGTAGTAGGCCGGGTCGTACCAGTCCGCGGTCCACTCCCAGACGTTGCCGATCATGTCGTACAGCCCCCACGCGTTGGGTGCGAAACTGCCGACCGGCGCCGTACGCTCGTAGCCGTCCGTGGCGTCGTTGCGATGAGGCCAGGGACCCTGCCACACGTTGGCCGGGACGACGGTCTCCCTTGCCGACATCGCATGCGCCGCCGCCGATGTCCCGGCCGGCTTCGCTGCCGGTTCCGGACCGGACGGTGCGGCGCGGGCTCCCGGCCTGCCCGGCTGGTGCGGCAACGCCGTGAAGTGCGAGGGCGAC contains:
- a CDS encoding formylglycine-generating enzyme family protein, which translates into the protein MLGRSPILFLAAASAAVVALALGTSGGSSPPGAPQVLVPGGRIALGSEIGPDDERPVHEVVLSPFALDRYEVTNREFSRFVDATGYVTSAERKGYCWGYRPGETAFEPVPGADWRHPDGPGSTIAGREDHPVVCVSWFDARAYARWAGRRLPTEAEWEYAARAGSPSHFTALPHQPGRPGARAAPSGPEPAAKPAGTSAAAHAMSARETVVPANVWQGPWPHRNDATDGYERTAPVGSFAPNAWGLYDMIGNVWEWTADWYDPAYYARSPRTDPKGPDNGTLRVARGGSWFCSAAYCGAYSTHYRGSSPPDEAFTNVGFRCAADVHSEETR